A window of Companilactobacillus allii genomic DNA:
TTTAACTCAAATAATCAATATTCACATGCGTGAATACCGATTATTTAATTTAATACTCGGAGACTACCCGCGTTTGTTACCGCTCTTTTTTAGGGCATTGCCAACGGCTTCTTTAATCGCTTTACTAGAAGCTGAAGCTCCGGATATTGCATCTACTTCAATGGAATTTTTAGCTACAATATCTTTGGGCAATTGTTCAATGGCTTTCAAGCCATAATCGTCTGATTCACTTTGTTTCAAAATTTCGACGTTTTTAATATCGTTATTGTCGTCAACTGTTACACGGACTACTATTTCATTGCCCATGCCGGCACTGGATTTTCCGATATATTGATTGGGTCCTGTTTTGAAATTGTCTTTTGAAATATCAGATCCTAACGTACCGATGTTTTTATTTTTGTCATGTTGGCTGGCAGATGTTTCGGCATCATATCCGGTTAGGTCATTAGTGACACCGGCAGCGGCGTTTTCTCCGGCAATTTTACCAATGATTAAATCTTCGGCAAGATTACTACCACCGTTGTATTTACGTCCCATCATACTGCCCAATTCACCGGCAGAATATAGCTTGGGGATGACCTCTCCATCTGTGTCGATCACTTGTGCTTTGGCGTTATGAACTGGTCCACCTACTGTGTTCAATAGTCCTTGAGATAAGGCGATGATATAAAATGGTCCGTCGTTAAAGGCAGTCAATGTCTTAGGGTCACGATTGAAGGCATAATCACGTTTTGCTTTGGCGAAGTAGTTGAAGTCTGTAATTGTATTTTGTATCTTATCAATATCAACGTTCAACTTCTGTGCTAATTCATTTACGTCATTGGCCTTAATAGTGTTCTCTAAGAATTCAGGATAGGGGACATTTGTTTCATTTGATAATTCATCGTATTTCTTTTGGTCGAAGACTAAGAATGGATGTAATTGTGCATTTGGAATTCTCCATTGTCCATGATCTTGTATGTGACCATGTCTGTGAATCTCGTTTTCATCAAAGTAACGAGTTCCATCATCTCCAACTACAAAGACACTACCTTGATGGAATTCTGGCCAATCAAATGGCATAAATAAAGCACGTTGACCAGATTTTGGCTTTGGTGTTAGGCCATGGAAGATTCCGTAGGATTCATAGTTAGCCATATTGTACATCTTGGCGCCAACATCTTGAGCCATATTCACACCGTCACCTTTGTTATAAAGGGAACCAATTGGGTGTAGGCTAGTTTCGCCAAGGTATGTTTGGACCATTTCTGGATTATTCTCAAATCCACCAGTAGTCATAACGACACCATGTCTAACTTTGATATCTAATAATTCATTATTATGCTTTATCTGTACACCGATGATCTCTTTGCTATCGGAATCTTGAATCAGATGAATGGCAGGAGTTTCATATAGTACGTCAATCTTGTCTGATCGGTCTAAGACTTGTTGTCTTAAGTTCTTCCATAGTGCAGCATCAGCGACACCTTCGTGAACGGCAACCAATTCGTGAGTCTTTGATCCGGGTAGTTCAGGGTATTCATGTGCCATGAAGTATAATCCCTTATATAATGGAGAGTCTTTGTGTTCACCCATAACAAAAGGCTTAACACCAAGGTACTTCTCTAAAAATTCGGGAATCTTATACAATCCTTCTACGTATGTATCCATTAGATCTTTGTCAAAATCAAGTGGATAGGCAAGTTGTTTATAGTATTCTTTCAAGTCATCAAGGTTGTCTCCAGATGAAATAACTTGTCCGGCATAACGAGTATTTCCACCTTCATGTCCCTCTGGAGCGGCATCAACCAACAATACTTTAGCACCATTATCTGCCGCAAAACGTGCAGCAGTAGCACCAGCACCACCGAAGCCTAATACTGCGACGTCATAAGTTGCATCCCAGCTAGTATATTTGTCTTTAAACATTTTCTTCACTCCTTAACTATCAATGTATTCATGATTATTATAATTCAATTTTTAGTTTTGTGAGCGTTTACTTTTGTTGTACAGTAACGTTGTGGTCAATTGATTAGTTTATATTCCAGACGAACATACTTGGATGATCCCTTATTAATGAACTTTTCATCTAGATTCATTTGCCAAAGAGTGGAACTTATTTTTAGATTATTTTTATCAATATATTCTTTTAATTCTTTCAATCCCAGACAAATATCCGAACCAGTATTTTCCGTAATCACTGATATATACTCTCCAGATTCTTTAGTACAGATGGGGAAAATATTATCTTTGGTATCGACGATACTTTTAATGATACAAAATGATGCATCAGGATAAAGAGCGGCATTGCTATCTGCAAGTTGAGTCATAAATCCTGCATCTTGTTTATTAGTCAGTGATAAGGAGTCTAGTTTCTTATAGAAATCAGAATAAATTTCTGCGATTTCCTTTTCTGTACACGTGACTGACTGCTTGGATCTCCAAAAGTTTTGCTTTGTATTTGTAATGATTGCAGGGGTATGTAGTTGTTGGCTGAAAGTGTCGGGTATTGTACTGAATCTTGTGGTCAATATTTTTTTAACATTTTCAAGATGATCAATGTTGTTTTGAATGTTAATTAAGATAGAATTCAACTTTGAATTAAGGTCATCATCAGTATGTTCATTAATTATAAAGTCAATATCCTTGATGGATAGGCCCAATTTGCGCAAGCTGAGAATGTATGTTATTTCATATAATTGATCGTAATTGTAGAGCCGGTATCCATTTTTATCAATTTCTATGGGATGAAAAATACCTTTGTTATCGTAATAAATCAAGGTTCTCCTAGTGGTATTTGCGAGTTGTGCAAATTTAGTAATTGTTAGCAAGTTATTTTCCTCCACTGTTGTGTTGTTATTTCTAGTATAACAATAGATACAAAAATAGCAGGAAGCATTGTGTCCAGAACAATGCTTTCTGCTATTTAATTTCAGTATTAAAGAATTTGAATATGGTTTTCGTAACATTTGTCGATCATATCTTGTGGCCAAACACTGGCTTGTACTTCACCAACATGAGCTTTGCCAAGTAGTAACATACATAGACGTGATTGTCCGATACCACCACCGATTGTATATGGTAGTTCACCACGGAGTAACATCTTGTGATATGGAAGCTTGAGTCTATCTTCTGCATCAGCATCTTTTAGTTGCGCTTTCATGGATTCTTCACTAACACGAATTCCCATGCTTGAAATTTCAAGAGCCATTTGTAGAGGTTCATACCAGAATAAAATGTCACCGTTTAATTTCCAGTCGTCATAGTCAGGGGCACGTCCGTCATGTCTTTTGCCTGATTTCATTTTGCCACCGATTTGCATTAAGAATACACAGCCCAATTCTTTGGTAATAGCGTTCTCACGTTCTTTAGGTGTCATATCTGGGAATCTGTCTTCTAGTTCTTGTGTTGTTACAAAGTGGATTTCATCTGGTAAATGGTAGACAGCTTCTGGGAACTTGTACCAAACTTCGTGTTCCATATGTTTGATGACTTTGAAAATATCTTTAACAGTACTCTTCAATGTTTCAATAGTACGTTCGTCTTTTGAAATAACTTTTTCCCAATCCCATTGGTCAACATAGATTGAGTGGATGTTGTCTAAGTCTTCATCTTTACGAATGGCGTTCATATTTGTATAGAGACCTTCATGCAGTCCGAAACCATAACGCTTTAGTGCGACACGTTTCCATTTGGCTAGTGAGTGAACGATTTCAATTGTTTGGTCAGGTAAGTCTTTCATATCGAATGAAACAGGAGTTTCAACACCGTTAAGGTTATCGTTTAGACCTGTAGATTTTTCGACGAACATAGGTGCTGACAAACGTGATAGGTTGAGTTCCTTACCGAATTCGTCTTGAAATGTCTCACGAATATAGCGGATAGCTTTTTGTGTATCGATTACTGATAGTTTAGGGTCGTATGATTCTGGAATTGTTAAATGCATAGGTAGGTCTCCTTCATTTTTTTCAAATTTAATCGATGAAAGACAGGCAACAAAAAAAGTCTTTCATCCCTAATAAAAGGGACGAAAGACTTTCGCGGTACCACCCAAGTTGCTTATTTAAAATAAGCCTACTCAATAAGAGTACAAAAATTCTATACTCTGCCGATGGTAACGTACCGGTTACGTCTAAAACCTACTTTGGCCAAGCCATTTCAGCTAGAAACATAAGAAAGGGTTATTCGGATAAATCAAGCGCTGGTAGGGTTCTCACTATTCCCAATTCACTGTCAGGCTGATAAGTCTTACTCTTCTTTCTTGTCGTCTTTATCTTGTGACACTTATAATAAGCATTTATTCTTAAAAAGTAAAGTGTAAAATTAAAAAAATACTAATTATTTTCAAATTTTTTCATTTATTCTATGAAAATAAATGATACCGATCACTGGTACTACGCTGTTTTAAAACATATTCATGAAGTTAAAGAAAATTGAGATTATTTATCGTAAATAGCTTTTAAACCTGCAATATCGGCATCAGATAAGGAGGTAACTCCTTGATTAGTTGGATACATGATTGAAGTGGCATCATTACTATGATTTAGACCCAATGCGTGTCCAAGTTCATGCATTGTTACAGAATCACTGACTGACTCGGGATATGTCATATTGATCTTGGCAGTGGCGTGATTGATTGCTTGTTTAGTTGAATCATTAGTTCTATAAGTCAATTGAGGTCCACCAGTACCCAGCTCTAGAGTCTTGGCATTGTCGCCTTCGTCTTTATAATAGATTGAGAAGGTAATGCTGTTTGCACTAGCTTGCTTGTTACCTTCAACCAAATTAACTACACCAGTTTGATTATAGGCATATATGGCATCGTTAAAGGCTTGTCTAGCGACCTTTGGTGTTTTATCGGTGAAGTGATAGTAGTAAGTTTTACCAATGACAAATTTGTTGACCATTGAAAACGCTGGTGTTTGGTCAGCTGAGTTGGTCTGTTGGTCAGTAGACGTTGTAGCTTCTTTTTGTGTGGTGCTTGTGGCATTGGAATTATTGATGAAACTATCAGGATTGAATTTACTTATCACTGATTCTAAGTAGCCCTTTGATTTTGACAAGTTAGTTACGATTGGAGCTTGAATGGTAGTTGGTAATACGTCAGTATATTCTGCTAAAAATATACTTCCTAGAACAACAAGTAGTAATAGAGATGTAATATGTCTTCTCATTTAAATCTTCTTTCTTTTGGTCTTGTTCACCTATATTACAATCAAAATCACACATTTTCAACATAACAAATTTGTAAGGCAAATGTAAGCGATTTAGATGTACTTAAAGTCGCTTCTATATTATTATTTTATTTAAAGATAAATAAGAGAGGGGATTCATTATGCATATTCCAATTAAACGTTCGAGTAATAATAAGGTTTTGGCGGGGGTAGTTGGTGGTCTAGCTGAACATTTTGGCTGGAATACTGCCATTGCTAGAGTTTTATGGGTGATTATAAGTTTCACGCCAATTTCTGGGATCATTGCTTATTTAGTATTGTGGTTGTTGATGGAAAAACCTGATTATTGATTTTTAGTTCAGGATACAGTTTAAGTTCAGGTTCAGGTTTAAGATCAAGTGCTTGTTGTCTTTTCCTTGTTTGCTTCGCAAACGCGCACAACAGCACAATTTCTTCCGCTTAACAAAAATAGTCTCAGTATTCACGTTCGTGAATGCTGAGACTATTTGCGTTAATGCTCGGAAATTTTCGTGCTGTTGTGCGCTCTAATCATTTAAATTATATCTAAGTTTCATATGTTCTGACCCAGCGATAACCATGTCACCTAACAACTTAGTTTGACGTTTCAAGGCGTCATTTGCTAATTTATCATTGGCTTCTTCTAGGAATTTACTAATATCTTTTTGTCCAGAAGCTTTTTCGTCGGTATCATTTTGTAGTTTTCTAAATGAACTCATTGTGTCTAGTTCATAATCGTTTCTCATATCAACGTAGAAGTCGTAATCTGTGTCACCGAGAAGTGCTGTTGTACAACTTAACCAGTACATATTATTCAGGTCAAATGTTCCAGTGGCATCTTTGTAACAAGCTGGTGTGTCAGTGATATTTGTGTAGAATGGAACAACTGTATTGAAGGTATTTGCACCATAAGCTAACCATTGGATACCGGCAATTTCACTTGGAACGTTATTTCTGATTTGGAGAATATGAACGTTATGGTTACGGTTGATACCGATGGGACGGAACATTGTTTTCTCATCTTCAGTACCGCTACCGTATGGGTCATATTTTGTATTCTCAAAGTGAGAGCTTAAGACAAACTTGACGTCTTCAATTGAGATCTTTCTATTAGCGTGGCAGATAAATGGTAGATCAGCATCCATTGGGTCGTTTTCGATCTCTGGATTGAAGAATCTTTGACCATACCAAGTACGAGGGTTGTTGTAAACAGTATCTTTAATAGATGCACTACCAAAGATATGACGCAAGTTGTATTTGTCAAAGTCAGGATTCAAGTTGTATTTCTTGATCAAGTCCAACAAGTCATCTGAGCACAATGTGTCGCTTGAATCGAAGTCGAATTCATCAATATTCATACGATTAGGTGCTACAACATAGGCATCATCTGGGATACGGACTGCAGCGAAGTGGTGTCCACCGATTGTTTCAAGCCACCAAACTTCTTTGTTGTCATTAAAGGCAATTCCGTTTGGTTCATAAGTACCATATTCTTTTAATAAGGCACCTAGACGTTGTACACCTTCTTTAGCACTGTGAATATATGGCAAAACTAGTGTGACGATATCTTCTTCACCAATACCATCTTCAACGAATGGATCCATACCTAGAACACGTGGATTAGTAGTGATTGTTTCGGTAGCTGACATACCGACATTTTCACTATTGATCCCTGCGGCTGGCCAAATTCCATTAGTCAAAATTGAGTTAGGAATTGAACTGTATCGTAGTGGGTTATCAGGAAGGTCAATTTGAACTTTGCTGATAACGGATTCGTAGTGTCTAGGTTGTTCATCAGGTGAAACGACGACAAAACGTTGTGGGTCTAGTGCTTCATGACCATCATCATTTCTAGAGATTATTGTAGAACCATCTATAGAGGCGTCTTTACCAACTAAAATTGTCGTACATGAACCTTTGATCCTTTTTTCCATTATTAAGTACACTCCCTTTTTATTTACTAATATCATTATAACGCTTTCATCGATTTTTCTAAATGGTGCCAATATATATAGGAACTTATATATTAATTATTTGAATACTAGTACAATTGATTAATATTACTTAGAGAGGGGACTACATGAACGATTTATTACATAATTATCGAATGTCTAGGACCATGGGGATAGTAGTGTTATTGGGGCTATTCATGTTCGGGACTTTACCGATCATGATCATTGCCTATTGTTATTTGGCTTTGGTGTTAATAATCCATACTTGGGTAAAGATAGGCTTTAGCAAAAAAGTGAAGTCTAGTTTGACTGTTATCTATGGTTTTATGTTGGCTTTTCAAATAACCTTTGTGACGTTGACGGTATTTCCAATGCACAATATCAACTTACTATATTATCCTGCCAAGATATTCGCAGTGGTTCTATTCAGTATTCCTTTTCTTGTGGAACGTTTCATAACGGTCAGCAACGGGGCTGAATTCTACATGCCAACAGTCGAGAGCGTTACGGCTATAAGCTTTGAGGAGTTACGTGACAATACCAAACGGATAAGATCGATGATGCAAAGTGTTTCAAATATGAATCAAAAGATCTCAATAGATCATGTGAAGACTGTCCTAGAAGATATTCCAAGACACAGCTCAGTTCGCTATATCAATCAAGGAACACTGACACAATACTATTTTGATGCCGCAAAAAAGAGTTTGGATGATGAGCATATGTATCTAGTTGTTTCAAATACGGGGAGTCCAGCTAGTGAAATAATCTCAGCTTTTACACAAAAACAGTTCAATCACGTATCTTTGTCGTTTGATAGAGCTTTGGATACTATTATTAGTTATAACGGTGGGGATAATATCTACCCTCCTGGGATGAACGCTGAAACACTTGAGTTCTTCCATCAAAAGTCTGATGCATCGGTGTTGATATATAGTTTGCCGGCAACTGTGGAACAGAAACAATTCTTGATAGATAAAATTGCTGAAATAAATCACAATGGTAGTGCTTATAATCTGCTTGGATTGGTTGCGAAACATTCTTATAAGCCTAATATCATGTTTTGTTCCCAATTTGTGTACAAAATGTTGAAATTAGCCGGCTTAGAATTCTTCGATAAAAAAGACGGTGAAGTTAGACCAACTGACTTTATCGAGTTAGATTATTATAAGAAATTGGACTTTGAATATGAAATTACATTTTAAAAATATAGTGGAGAGGTTAAATGGAAACAGCTGAAAAGAAACTACACTTGATGGGAACGATAATTATAGTGTGGGTAAAAGCCAAGAACCCGCAAGATTTATTGGATATGGCCGAGAAAAAATTAATAGATTATGAGAGCCGCTTCAGTGCTAATGCTAAGTCACATCTTACTAATATTAATGACAATGCTGGAATTAGACCAGTAAAAATCGAGTCAGACTTATTTGAATTAATTAAGATTGGTAAAGAACAAAGTTTGATTAGAAATAGTGCTTTGAACATTGCGATTGGGCCACTGATTCAGGCGTGGAGAATCGGCTTTAATGATGCGAGATATCCGGGCCAAGCAAGGATCAATGAATTACTCAAATTGATCGATCCTGCAGATATTATCTTGGATGAAACTAATCAGACAATTTTTTTAAAGCACAAACAAATGTCACTGGATCTAGGAGCTATAGCTAAGGGATATTTTGCTGATAAAATCATTAATTACTTCAAATCACAACAGG
This region includes:
- a CDS encoding FAD-binding protein encodes the protein MFKDKYTSWDATYDVAVLGFGGAGATAARFAADNGAKVLLVDAAPEGHEGGNTRYAGQVISSGDNLDDLKEYYKQLAYPLDFDKDLMDTYVEGLYKIPEFLEKYLGVKPFVMGEHKDSPLYKGLYFMAHEYPELPGSKTHELVAVHEGVADAALWKNLRQQVLDRSDKIDVLYETPAIHLIQDSDSKEIIGVQIKHNNELLDIKVRHGVVMTTGGFENNPEMVQTYLGETSLHPIGSLYNKGDGVNMAQDVGAKMYNMANYESYGIFHGLTPKPKSGQRALFMPFDWPEFHQGSVFVVGDDGTRYFDENEIHRHGHIQDHGQWRIPNAQLHPFLVFDQKKYDELSNETNVPYPEFLENTIKANDVNELAQKLNVDIDKIQNTITDFNYFAKAKRDYAFNRDPKTLTAFNDGPFYIIALSQGLLNTVGGPVHNAKAQVIDTDGEVIPKLYSAGELGSMMGRKYNGGSNLAEDLIIGKIAGENAAAGVTNDLTGYDAETSASQHDKNKNIGTLGSDISKDNFKTGPNQYIGKSSAGMGNEIVVRVTVDDNNDIKNVEILKQSESDDYGLKAIEQLPKDIVAKNSIEVDAISGASASSKAIKEAVGNALKKSGNKRG
- a CDS encoding MerR family transcriptional regulator, which gives rise to MLTITKFAQLANTTRRTLIYYDNKGIFHPIEIDKNGYRLYNYDQLYEITYILSLRKLGLSIKDIDFIINEHTDDDLNSKLNSILINIQNNIDHLENVKKILTTRFSTIPDTFSQQLHTPAIITNTKQNFWRSKQSVTCTEKEIAEIYSDFYKKLDSLSLTNKQDAGFMTQLADSNAALYPDASFCIIKSIVDTKDNIFPICTKESGEYISVITENTGSDICLGLKELKEYIDKNNLKISSTLWQMNLDEKFINKGSSKYVRLEYKLIN
- the asnA gene encoding aspartate--ammonia ligase, whose amino-acid sequence is MHLTIPESYDPKLSVIDTQKAIRYIRETFQDEFGKELNLSRLSAPMFVEKSTGLNDNLNGVETPVSFDMKDLPDQTIEIVHSLAKWKRVALKRYGFGLHEGLYTNMNAIRKDEDLDNIHSIYVDQWDWEKVISKDERTIETLKSTVKDIFKVIKHMEHEVWYKFPEAVYHLPDEIHFVTTQELEDRFPDMTPKERENAITKELGCVFLMQIGGKMKSGKRHDGRAPDYDDWKLNGDILFWYEPLQMALEISSMGIRVSEESMKAQLKDADAEDRLKLPYHKMLLRGELPYTIGGGIGQSRLCMLLLGKAHVGEVQASVWPQDMIDKCYENHIQIL
- a CDS encoding matrixin family metalloprotease, which translates into the protein MRRHITSLLLLVVLGSIFLAEYTDVLPTTIQAPIVTNLSKSKGYLESVISKFNPDSFINNSNATSTTQKEATTSTDQQTNSADQTPAFSMVNKFVIGKTYYYHFTDKTPKVARQAFNDAIYAYNQTGVVNLVEGNKQASANSITFSIYYKDEGDNAKTLELGTGGPQLTYRTNDSTKQAINHATAKINMTYPESVSDSVTMHELGHALGLNHSNDATSIMYPTNQGVTSLSDADIAGLKAIYDK
- a CDS encoding PspC domain-containing protein, translating into MHIPIKRSSNNKVLAGVVGGLAEHFGWNTAIARVLWVIISFTPISGIIAYLVLWLLMEKPDY
- a CDS encoding C69 family dipeptidase, producing the protein MEKRIKGSCTTILVGKDASIDGSTIISRNDDGHEALDPQRFVVVSPDEQPRHYESVISKVQIDLPDNPLRYSSIPNSILTNGIWPAAGINSENVGMSATETITTNPRVLGMDPFVEDGIGEEDIVTLVLPYIHSAKEGVQRLGALLKEYGTYEPNGIAFNDNKEVWWLETIGGHHFAAVRIPDDAYVVAPNRMNIDEFDFDSSDTLCSDDLLDLIKKYNLNPDFDKYNLRHIFGSASIKDTVYNNPRTWYGQRFFNPEIENDPMDADLPFICHANRKISIEDVKFVLSSHFENTKYDPYGSGTEDEKTMFRPIGINRNHNVHILQIRNNVPSEIAGIQWLAYGANTFNTVVPFYTNITDTPACYKDATGTFDLNNMYWLSCTTALLGDTDYDFYVDMRNDYELDTMSSFRKLQNDTDEKASGQKDISKFLEEANDKLANDALKRQTKLLGDMVIAGSEHMKLRYNLND
- a CDS encoding FAD:protein FMN transferase, producing the protein METAEKKLHLMGTIIIVWVKAKNPQDLLDMAEKKLIDYESRFSANAKSHLTNINDNAGIRPVKIESDLFELIKIGKEQSLIRNSALNIAIGPLIQAWRIGFNDARYPGQARINELLKLIDPADIILDETNQTIFLKHKQMSLDLGAIAKGYFADKIINYFKSQQASAGFISLGGNVLTFGDEPDHLDGMWRIGVQNPFLPRGNFVATLKVLDKSVVTSGIYERKFVFKGHTYHHIFDTSTGYPIKTNLESITIVADKSIDCEIWTTRLFGQNALKAVEILNKLDGIDGVVVTTDGQMAYSDGLKKKITLVQ